The following proteins are co-located in the Candidatus Methylomirabilis sp. genome:
- a CDS encoding gamma-glutamyl-gamma-aminobutyrate hydrolase family protein (Members of this family of hydrolases with an active site Cys residue belong to MEROPS family C26.): protein IREVAPGFRPAAIAADGVLEGMERVEEPLALAVQWHPERLAPTDPAQLNLFRALVEEAAKRARR from the coding sequence GATCCGCGAGGTGGCGCCGGGCTTTCGCCCGGCCGCGATCGCCGCCGACGGGGTCCTGGAGGGGATGGAACGGGTGGAGGAGCCGCTCGCCCTGGCCGTCCAGTGGCACCCGGAGCGCCTCGCCCCCACCGATCCCGCCCAGCTCAACCTGTTCCGCGCCCTGGTTGAGGAGGCGGCGAAGCGCGCCCGGCGCTGA
- a CDS encoding response regulator — translation MRVMVVDGDFRTSLVLARSLQESGHQVIQYGSAPEAVRALLDASCDLCFLDARLPGVDSPFAIRVLREVAPDMPVILVGEETPAAEEAALRAGAALVVRTPAGADAVREVLGIFTRGDGDGQGGGGRGELSAGRASPPPQPGRGTG, via the coding sequence ATGCGCGTGATGGTCGTGGACGGCGATTTCCGGACCTCCCTGGTCCTCGCCCGCTCCCTCCAGGAGTCGGGTCATCAGGTCATCCAGTACGGCTCGGCGCCGGAGGCGGTCCGGGCGCTCCTCGATGCGTCTTGCGACCTCTGCTTCCTCGATGCGCGGCTTCCCGGCGTGGACAGCCCCTTCGCGATCCGGGTCCTGCGGGAGGTCGCGCCGGACATGCCCGTGATCCTGGTCGGGGAGGAAACCCCCGCGGCCGAGGAGGCGGCCCTCCGGGCCGGCGCGGCCCTGGTCGTGCGCACGCCGGCCGGCGCCGACGCGGTGCGGGAGGTCCTCGGGATCTTCACACGGGGCGACGGGGACGGGCAGGGAGGGGGCGGGAGAGGCGAACTCAGCGCCGGGCGCGCTTCGCCGCCTCCTCAACCAGGGCGCGGAACAGGTTGA